One Phycisphaerales bacterium genomic window carries:
- the atpA gene encoding F0F1 ATP synthase subunit alpha gives MKIRTDEIASVIKQEIEQFGAALEVSEVGRVVEVGDGIARIYGLSKAMAGELLEFQTTGGAVMGQVFNLELDTVGAVIYGDYLQVKEGDMVKATGRLLEVPVGESLLGRVVNPLGQPLDDAGPITAAEYRKVDIIAPGIAERQPVHEPMQTGIKAIDAMIPIGRGQRELIIGDRKTGKTAVAIDAIINQKEFWGTDKAVVCVYVAIGQKESTVAGVVEILKKNGAMDYTIVVNASSSDPAPMQYVAPYSGTAMAEYFMWSGHKDFKQKTLLGNGAPMPKHALCVYDDLSKQAVAYRQLSLLLRRPPGREAYPGDVFYLHSRLLERATKLSDENGAGSITSLPVIETQEGDVSAYIPTNVISITDGQIYLEPELFFSGVRPAINVGISVSRVGGNAQVKAMKQIAGSLRLDLAAARELEAFAQLGTELDKATQRQLDRGRRMVELLKQGQYTPFNVVDQIISIFAGTRGYMDDVPVPAVRAFEAGLLEYFNTVAKPLRDELAASLDIKKVEKKMEEAVKTFKSGFKA, from the coding sequence ATGGCCGGCGAGCTCCTCGAGTTCCAGACCACCGGGGGCGCGGTCATGGGCCAGGTGTTCAACCTCGAGCTCGACACCGTCGGCGCGGTCATCTACGGCGACTACCTCCAGGTGAAGGAGGGCGACATGGTCAAGGCGACCGGCCGCCTCCTCGAGGTGCCCGTCGGTGAGTCGCTGCTCGGGCGCGTCGTGAACCCGCTGGGCCAGCCGCTGGACGACGCGGGCCCCATCACGGCCGCGGAGTACCGCAAGGTTGACATCATCGCCCCGGGCATCGCCGAGCGGCAGCCGGTGCACGAGCCCATGCAGACGGGCATCAAGGCCATCGACGCCATGATCCCGATCGGGCGCGGGCAGCGGGAGCTGATCATCGGCGACCGCAAGACGGGCAAGACCGCGGTCGCGATCGACGCCATCATCAACCAGAAGGAGTTCTGGGGCACCGACAAGGCGGTGGTGTGCGTGTACGTCGCCATCGGCCAGAAGGAGTCCACCGTCGCGGGCGTGGTGGAGATCCTCAAGAAGAACGGCGCGATGGACTACACCATCGTCGTCAACGCTTCGAGCTCCGACCCCGCCCCCATGCAGTACGTGGCGCCCTACTCGGGCACGGCCATGGCCGAGTACTTCATGTGGTCGGGCCACAAGGACTTCAAGCAGAAGACGCTGCTCGGCAACGGCGCGCCGATGCCCAAGCACGCCCTGTGCGTGTACGACGACCTCTCCAAGCAGGCCGTGGCGTACCGCCAGCTGTCGCTGCTGCTGCGTCGCCCCCCGGGCCGCGAGGCGTACCCCGGCGACGTGTTCTACCTCCACAGCCGCCTGCTCGAGCGCGCCACCAAGCTCTCTGACGAGAACGGCGCCGGCTCCATCACCTCGCTCCCCGTCATCGAGACGCAGGAGGGCGACGTGTCGGCCTACATCCCGACCAACGTGATCTCGATCACCGACGGCCAGATCTACCTCGAGCCCGAGCTCTTCTTCTCCGGCGTGCGTCCCGCCATCAACGTGGGTATCTCGGTCAGCCGCGTGGGTGGCAACGCCCAGGTGAAGGCCATGAAGCAGATCGCCGGCTCGCTGCGACTGGACCTCGCGGCCGCCCGCGAGCTCGAGGCCTTCGCGCAGCTGGGCACCGAGCTGGACAAGGCCACCCAGCGGCAGCTGGACCGCGGCCGCCGCATGGTCGAGCTGCTCAAGCAGGGGCAGTACACGCCCTTCAACGTGGTGGACCAGATCATCTCCATCTTCGCCGGCACCCGCGGCTACATGGACGACGTCCCCGTCCCGGCCGTGCGCGCCTTCGAGGCCGGCCTGCTCGAGTACTTCAACACCGTTGCTAAACCCCTCCGCGACGAGCTCGCCGCTTCGCTCGACATCAAGAAGGTCGAGAAGAAGATGGAGGAGGCAGTGAAGACCTTCAAGAGCGGGTTCAAGGCCTGA